The following are from one region of the Treponema denticola genome:
- a CDS encoding FKBP-type peptidyl-prolyl cis-trans isomerase: MKFIKNFTLILCCACLFFAFTSCKDKKAETEVSSENNAADEKEKISVTEEEVGYAFGVIIAQSVKQDGIKLNPKHILKGYNEAMAKDFKEPGLSDAHMVLNKAFQMAQMEKAAKALEEANAFLEKNKAKEGVVVTESGLQYEVLSKGKEDFYPTANDEVEVNYIGKLIDGSVFDDSYKSGSGVKIQLSRVIPGWKEGLQLMSQDAKFRLYVPPALAYGEQGITQGNTVIIPPNAVLIFDIELVNILPQK, translated from the coding sequence ATGAAATTTATTAAAAATTTTACTCTTATTTTATGTTGTGCCTGCTTGTTTTTTGCGTTTACATCCTGTAAGGACAAAAAAGCGGAAACTGAAGTTTCTTCCGAAAACAATGCAGCCGATGAAAAGGAAAAAATTTCGGTAACCGAGGAAGAGGTAGGCTATGCCTTCGGCGTTATCATCGCACAAAGCGTAAAGCAAGACGGTATAAAACTCAACCCCAAGCATATTTTAAAGGGCTATAATGAAGCAATGGCCAAGGATTTTAAGGAACCCGGTCTTTCTGATGCTCATATGGTTTTAAATAAGGCCTTTCAAATGGCTCAAATGGAAAAGGCTGCAAAGGCTCTTGAAGAAGCTAATGCCTTTTTGGAAAAAAACAAGGCTAAAGAGGGTGTTGTAGTTACCGAATCCGGTTTGCAGTATGAGGTGCTTTCAAAGGGGAAGGAAGATTTCTATCCTACAGCAAATGACGAAGTTGAAGTCAACTATATCGGAAAACTTATAGACGGAAGTGTTTTTGACGATTCATATAAAAGCGGTTCCGGCGTAAAAATCCAATTATCAAGGGTGATCCCCGGCTGGAAAGAAGGCTTACAGTTGATGAGTCAGGATGCAAAATTCAGACTTTATGTTCCGCCGGCATTGGCTTACGGAGAACAGGGTATTACTCAGGGCAATACGGTTATAATTCCCCCCAATGCTGTTTTGATTTTTGACATTGAGCTGGTAAATATCTTGCCGCAAAAGTAG
- a CDS encoding nucleoside kinase: MASFKITFPDGTQKEFVNPVSARELVQYFPACPAPIVGIKVNNLVVPLNKTIDVQSNIEPVTLADREGSNFYRRTLCLILAAAAKELYPGLRLLMGHSLDYGYYYTLEGKNSSKVDFKAIKAKMDEMVAQDMPIDTRWLSYEEALEKFEHSNQPETHRLLNYTSKPRILINRLGSYEDLYFQPLMDRIGEVKVFDVMPYEDGFLLRFPRTSSPTKLSEFKDIPHLFEIYKEYKQWGKLVGVSSVGQLNDLITSRKIKDYVEITEILQNNKLAEIAKKITAKKTARVILIAGPSSSGKTTSAKKLSMQLKVLGYIPKVISLDDFYLGIAKAPKKEDGRPDFECVEALDIELLNDVLLRLFNGETVEMPSYDFKVSARRPEGKMFTPEQNTIFILEGIHALNNKLTAKIDESLKFKVYLSALTQLNLDDHNRIPTSDNRLIRRIVRDAQFRGSPASKTIGMWGDVRSGESKYIFPFQGNADAVFNTALDYELSVLKVYAEPLLKAVKPNQKEYNEASRLLTFLGNFLPLPASFVHGQSILREFIGDSDFSYS; this comes from the coding sequence ATGGCTTCATTTAAAATAACTTTTCCTGACGGAACTCAAAAAGAATTTGTTAATCCGGTGTCGGCGCGTGAGCTGGTACAATATTTTCCTGCCTGCCCTGCTCCTATAGTAGGCATAAAGGTAAACAATTTGGTAGTACCCTTAAACAAAACCATCGATGTACAATCCAATATAGAACCGGTAACCTTAGCCGACCGAGAAGGCTCAAATTTTTACCGAAGGACTCTCTGCCTGATTTTAGCTGCTGCAGCAAAAGAACTCTACCCCGGCTTAAGGCTTTTAATGGGACACAGCCTGGATTACGGCTATTATTACACCCTTGAAGGAAAAAATTCAAGTAAGGTGGATTTTAAGGCTATAAAGGCAAAAATGGATGAAATGGTAGCTCAAGACATGCCTATCGATACCCGCTGGCTTTCCTACGAAGAAGCCTTGGAAAAATTCGAACACTCAAATCAACCCGAAACCCATAGACTTTTAAACTACACGAGTAAACCCCGAATTTTAATAAACCGTTTAGGCAGCTATGAAGATCTCTATTTTCAACCCCTCATGGATAGAATAGGCGAAGTCAAAGTCTTTGATGTAATGCCCTATGAAGACGGCTTTTTACTCAGGTTTCCGAGGACATCATCTCCTACAAAGCTCTCGGAATTTAAAGACATCCCCCATCTTTTTGAAATTTATAAAGAATATAAACAATGGGGAAAACTTGTAGGGGTTTCATCGGTGGGTCAGTTGAACGACTTAATTACCTCAAGAAAAATAAAAGACTATGTAGAAATTACCGAGATACTTCAAAACAATAAACTTGCCGAAATAGCAAAAAAAATAACGGCTAAAAAAACCGCAAGGGTAATACTGATAGCAGGCCCTTCAAGTTCCGGAAAAACCACCTCAGCTAAAAAGCTTTCAATGCAGCTTAAGGTTCTTGGGTACATACCTAAGGTTATAAGCCTTGACGATTTTTATCTGGGTATTGCTAAAGCACCGAAAAAAGAAGACGGAAGGCCCGACTTTGAATGTGTTGAGGCTCTGGACATTGAACTCTTAAACGATGTCCTTCTCCGTCTATTCAATGGTGAAACAGTCGAAATGCCTTCCTACGATTTTAAGGTAAGTGCCCGCAGACCTGAAGGTAAGATGTTTACCCCGGAACAAAACACAATCTTTATACTTGAAGGAATCCATGCTCTAAACAATAAGCTTACGGCAAAAATAGACGAGTCATTAAAATTTAAGGTCTACCTTTCGGCTCTAACCCAGCTTAATTTGGATGACCATAACCGCATTCCGACCTCAGATAACAGACTTATAAGACGCATAGTCCGAGATGCCCAGTTTAGAGGAAGTCCTGCTTCAAAAACAATAGGAATGTGGGGCGATGTAAGAAGCGGAGAATCAAAATATATTTTCCCCTTCCAAGGAAATGCCGATGCTGTCTTTAACACGGCTCTGGACTATGAACTTTCAGTTTTAAAGGTTTATGCAGAACCTCTTTTAAAAGCAGTAAAGCCGAACCAAAAGGAATATAACGAAGCGTCGAGGTTATTAACCTTTTTAGGAAACTTCCTACCGCTTCCGGCCAGTTTTGTACACGGACAATCCATATTGCGCGAATTTATCGGCGACAGCGACTTTTCATACAGCTAA
- a CDS encoding CarD family transcriptional regulator — protein sequence MSKKFVFSAKEVVVYPGQGVGTITDITKKEIAGEVIDYYVIYLSDSDMTVLVPITGIDNLGIRRIVTKAEAEAALKFLSEDFEPIPIDWKARYQMNMDLFKSGKILDTGSVVRSLYQRSKTKELPIQERKLYDSAYRIFQDEIAAALKMTKTEVEAAIHLHLEPLGGPIEKFKDDYDDDDDDLIANDDERLDDDDMDEDDIEDSDMYEDD from the coding sequence ATGAGTAAGAAATTTGTTTTTTCAGCAAAAGAAGTTGTCGTTTACCCGGGTCAGGGCGTCGGTACTATCACGGATATTACCAAAAAAGAGATAGCCGGAGAAGTCATTGACTATTATGTTATTTATCTGTCCGATTCGGATATGACGGTCTTAGTCCCTATTACCGGAATCGATAATCTGGGAATAAGACGTATAGTAACAAAGGCAGAAGCTGAAGCCGCCCTCAAATTCCTATCCGAAGATTTTGAACCTATCCCGATAGATTGGAAGGCCCGCTATCAAATGAATATGGACCTATTTAAAAGCGGAAAAATCTTGGACACAGGCTCGGTCGTACGCTCCCTCTACCAACGCAGTAAAACAAAGGAGCTTCCCATTCAAGAAAGAAAGCTCTATGACTCAGCCTATAGAATTTTTCAAGACGAAATAGCAGCGGCATTAAAGATGACAAAAACAGAAGTAGAGGCAGCTATACACTTACACCTTGAACCGCTAGGCGGCCCAATCGAAAAATTCAAGGATGACTATGATGACGACGACGACGATTTAATCGCAAATGATGATGAAAGACTTGATGATGACGATATGGATGAAGACGACATAGAAGACTCGGATATGTATGAGGACGATTAA
- a CDS encoding IspD/TarI family cytidylyltransferase, with the protein MRTIKSLGFAAVITAAGKSQRMNLDTKKEYLRLPEYGEGVTVLSECLLKFLQTKLFEVIVVTVPAKDISDANNLIFNDKRIEKTLIEKNTKIIFTAGADTRQTSVFKALVKLGELKEKKEADFNFVLIHDGARPWVSPELIKRVSDEVSKREAVIPGYQAVDTQKIADKSGKITQHLKRSSVYSVQTPQGFGFEKILAAHKQALENGKEYTDDSEIYGEFAGDVFICTGEVSNKKITFKEDIK; encoded by the coding sequence ATGAGGACGATTAAAAGTTTAGGCTTTGCCGCCGTAATAACTGCAGCAGGCAAATCCCAACGAATGAATTTAGATACAAAAAAAGAATATTTAAGATTACCTGAATACGGAGAGGGCGTTACGGTTCTCTCCGAATGCCTTTTAAAATTTTTACAAACAAAGCTGTTTGAAGTCATAGTTGTTACTGTTCCCGCCAAAGATATTTCGGACGCAAATAATTTAATCTTCAACGATAAAAGAATTGAAAAAACTCTGATTGAAAAAAATACAAAAATAATCTTTACAGCCGGAGCCGATACAAGACAGACTTCCGTATTTAAAGCCCTTGTTAAACTCGGCGAGCTTAAAGAAAAAAAAGAAGCCGATTTTAACTTTGTGTTAATCCATGACGGAGCCCGCCCCTGGGTCAGCCCTGAGCTTATAAAACGAGTCTCCGATGAGGTAAGCAAGCGGGAGGCGGTAATTCCCGGTTACCAAGCCGTTGATACACAAAAAATCGCCGATAAATCCGGTAAAATAACCCAACACTTAAAAAGGAGTTCCGTATATTCGGTACAGACCCCTCAAGGATTCGGCTTTGAAAAGATATTGGCAGCTCATAAACAGGCTCTAGAAAACGGAAAAGAATACACCGACGACAGTGAGATTTACGGAGAATTTGCCGGAGACGTTTTTATCTGCACGGGAGAAGTATCCAACAAAAAAATAACCTTTAAGGAAGATATAAAATGA
- the ispF gene encoding 2-C-methyl-D-erythritol 2,4-cyclodiphosphate synthase, translated as MRTGLGYDLHRLVRGKKLMMGGVHIPFKKGEKAHSDGDVLLHAITDALLGACGMGDIGEFFPPNDKKWKDANSAELLSTVWEIISEAGWKIQNIDCVIIIEEPKILPFREEIRRSIASILKIEKEQIFIKAKTGEGIGIIGKGKAVAALASCLIFCRHTQE; from the coding sequence ATGAGAACAGGCTTAGGCTACGACTTACACCGCTTAGTCAGAGGAAAAAAGCTTATGATGGGAGGCGTTCATATTCCTTTTAAAAAAGGTGAAAAAGCCCACTCGGATGGAGACGTCCTCCTTCATGCCATTACAGATGCCCTCCTCGGAGCCTGCGGAATGGGAGACATAGGAGAGTTTTTCCCGCCAAACGATAAAAAGTGGAAGGACGCAAATTCCGCAGAACTTTTATCAACAGTATGGGAAATAATAAGCGAAGCAGGATGGAAGATTCAAAACATTGACTGCGTAATAATAATTGAAGAACCAAAAATCCTCCCATTCAGAGAAGAGATAAGAAGATCGATAGCAAGTATTTTAAAAATAGAAAAAGAGCAAATTTTTATAAAGGCAAAAACCGGAGAAGGCATAGGAATAATAGGAAAAGGCAAGGCCGTTGCCGCCCTTGCCTCATGCCTTATCTTTTGTCGGCATACTCAAGAATAA
- a CDS encoding SpiroCoCo family coiled-coil protein: protein MNYILFNLITLVICIGIIIAFRQSDKNNRSIEKAKRYGDKIKEDLEAFVNEKNSTLSDLSTELGVQQSKAIATVKRLDELRADFLVQSQTVEERSATIQDIDRYITESGQTIQKLMDMTALAEKNLMEITREADFVDSLAKSINAARVQLNNLTESIPELKQNFAAEADAKLSEYKSKILDEMGLVINDVENRLASAQRDTGELLEVTSIKLQDLYKEAYNSAADKAGALQEAAFAKLKEETAERVQSYRKEFEETAAEIETQMDDNLNRTRQMASDFKAEWETQAKDYLAQMQSDFSRTEENISLRINSISEKLKETEDAVSVRSDAIAADLNQTEATMRSQFNSLASNFQDNVNSLSKFTDKKLNEFKIQTEERFTKFEKAIENVDSLKEEIEKSQALIKNEIIADFSSYVNSAKQSQQNFFNEFTNNSEKIRERMKAIDAGIDDLKAKAYTNVSEKLKMFEDDFFADLAKRSEAINLSFDQWKDDVSANMTLLASENESARKDLEEKYKAELRVRLGQAAEEYKALFTKLDEKVKDVEAGLNSRVSAMDGTVEQYIESFRADVDQIKAKASQQIETELASYKEQVREAVSNQNAELENTSKSMQEKLLSIREESEAKFETIKKDFEAWKNRTDQQFTDARSFFDEKITNFAGLTENAIKNLDAKYNAQYKDFVAKSGDAFNGIQAKLNSVDTKVASANKAIDEHASEVTNRFNTEAEKLNEVINKRIKEAASEAALSVQGINDMILEVRNRLDETQEKVREKIQADADRLNSLIEEIDKKQNDFITQTKVFERADELKEGLEKDIASLKNEVTKFEVYKNAMDDLTLQYDKVTHLEEEAKQKVSRFMNERKNIELLEGEFIKLNALSDSMDKKIIELTSVNDDLQQYQVQIRRLEEGIGDVNTRYERLEKKEAVLNQTLESIDSAFENLKTLESDIKQFKTEVSVIPPEMEKIKVTLETLLSNQGRAEAVCEKIESVDSTLEDLNSKMDNLKQARSWLAATETRLKEISSESEAQLKLMADLFKGEKPERNESGSPSLNVQENVLKLSRQGWKNNEIAKALNLSLGEVDLILEYADKR from the coding sequence ATGAATTATATTTTATTCAATCTTATAACATTGGTAATTTGTATAGGTATTATTATTGCTTTTAGACAAAGCGATAAAAATAACCGATCCATCGAAAAAGCAAAAAGATACGGGGATAAAATAAAAGAAGACCTTGAAGCTTTTGTAAACGAAAAAAATTCTACTTTAAGCGATCTTTCTACGGAATTGGGAGTGCAGCAAAGTAAGGCTATTGCTACAGTGAAGCGGCTTGATGAACTTCGAGCCGATTTTTTAGTGCAAAGTCAAACAGTAGAAGAGCGCTCCGCCACCATTCAGGATATAGACAGATACATTACCGAATCCGGGCAAACCATTCAAAAACTTATGGATATGACGGCCTTGGCAGAAAAAAATTTAATGGAAATTACAAGGGAAGCTGATTTTGTCGATTCTCTTGCAAAATCGATTAACGCTGCAAGGGTTCAGCTGAATAATCTTACTGAAAGTATTCCGGAATTAAAACAAAATTTTGCAGCCGAAGCCGATGCCAAATTAAGCGAATATAAAAGCAAAATATTGGATGAAATGGGCCTTGTAATCAACGATGTTGAAAACCGCCTTGCTTCGGCCCAAAGAGATACGGGCGAACTCTTGGAAGTAACATCAATTAAACTTCAAGACTTATATAAAGAAGCATATAATTCTGCAGCAGACAAGGCGGGAGCTCTTCAGGAAGCTGCCTTTGCTAAGTTAAAAGAGGAAACTGCAGAAAGGGTTCAAAGCTACCGCAAAGAATTTGAAGAAACAGCTGCAGAGATTGAAACCCAAATGGATGACAATTTAAACCGGACAAGGCAGATGGCTTCGGATTTTAAGGCAGAATGGGAAACTCAGGCAAAGGACTATCTTGCTCAAATGCAGTCGGATTTTTCCCGGACCGAAGAAAATATTTCGTTACGTATAAATTCCATATCCGAAAAATTGAAGGAAACTGAGGATGCAGTTTCGGTACGTTCTGATGCGATTGCTGCCGATTTAAACCAAACCGAAGCTACAATGAGGTCTCAGTTTAACAGCCTTGCTTCTAACTTCCAAGATAACGTAAATTCTCTTTCTAAATTTACGGATAAAAAGTTAAATGAGTTTAAGATTCAGACTGAAGAAAGATTTACCAAATTTGAAAAGGCTATTGAAAACGTTGACAGCTTAAAAGAAGAAATCGAAAAATCTCAAGCCCTTATTAAAAATGAGATTATAGCCGACTTCTCTTCTTACGTAAATTCGGCCAAACAAAGTCAGCAAAACTTTTTTAACGAATTTACTAATAATTCGGAAAAAATCCGTGAACGCATGAAGGCTATAGATGCAGGTATCGATGACCTAAAAGCTAAGGCCTATACAAACGTTTCGGAAAAATTAAAAATGTTTGAAGACGACTTCTTTGCAGACCTTGCAAAGAGGAGCGAGGCTATTAATCTAAGCTTCGATCAGTGGAAAGATGATGTTTCTGCCAACATGACCCTTCTTGCTTCTGAAAACGAATCGGCACGGAAGGATTTGGAAGAAAAATATAAGGCAGAGCTGCGGGTAAGGCTTGGTCAGGCAGCCGAAGAATATAAAGCTCTTTTTACCAAACTGGATGAAAAGGTTAAAGATGTTGAAGCCGGTTTAAATTCGCGGGTTTCTGCAATGGACGGCACTGTAGAGCAATACATAGAATCTTTCCGTGCAGACGTAGATCAGATAAAAGCAAAGGCATCTCAGCAGATTGAAACTGAGCTTGCTTCATATAAGGAGCAGGTTCGCGAGGCTGTATCCAATCAAAACGCAGAGCTTGAAAATACTTCAAAGAGCATGCAAGAAAAACTCCTTTCAATTCGGGAAGAGTCGGAAGCCAAGTTTGAAACTATTAAAAAAGATTTTGAAGCTTGGAAGAACCGCACGGATCAGCAGTTTACGGATGCCCGTTCATTCTTTGACGAGAAGATTACAAACTTTGCAGGCTTAACGGAAAATGCAATTAAAAATCTTGATGCCAAGTATAATGCCCAGTACAAAGACTTTGTAGCAAAGAGCGGAGACGCCTTTAACGGTATTCAGGCGAAGCTTAATTCCGTTGATACTAAGGTTGCATCTGCAAACAAGGCCATTGATGAGCATGCTTCAGAAGTTACAAACCGCTTTAATACCGAAGCAGAAAAACTAAATGAGGTAATCAATAAAAGAATTAAGGAAGCCGCTTCTGAGGCTGCGCTGTCCGTACAGGGCATCAATGATATGATTCTTGAAGTTCGTAACCGCCTTGATGAAACCCAAGAGAAGGTTCGCGAAAAGATTCAGGCTGATGCAGACCGCCTAAATTCGCTTATAGAAGAAATAGATAAAAAACAAAATGACTTTATTACACAAACCAAGGTCTTTGAAAGGGCTGATGAATTAAAAGAAGGTTTGGAAAAAGATATTGCTTCTCTTAAAAATGAGGTTACTAAATTTGAGGTTTATAAAAATGCAATGGATGACCTCACTCTTCAATATGATAAGGTTACACATTTGGAAGAAGAAGCTAAACAAAAGGTCAGCCGCTTTATGAATGAGCGCAAAAACATTGAGCTTCTTGAAGGCGAGTTTATAAAACTTAATGCTCTTTCCGACTCTATGGACAAAAAAATCATCGAGCTTACTTCCGTAAATGATGACTTACAGCAATACCAAGTTCAAATTAGAAGATTGGAAGAAGGTATCGGTGATGTAAACACCCGCTATGAAAGGCTTGAGAAAAAAGAAGCCGTATTAAATCAAACTCTTGAAAGCATTGATTCCGCTTTTGAAAATTTAAAGACTCTTGAATCGGATATTAAACAATTTAAGACTGAGGTAAGTGTAATTCCTCCCGAGATGGAAAAGATAAAGGTAACGCTTGAAACTCTTTTATCAAATCAGGGAAGGGCAGAAGCTGTTTGCGAAAAGATTGAGAGCGTCGATTCTACATTGGAAGATTTGAACTCAAAGATGGATAACCTAAAGCAGGCCAGAAGCTGGCTTGCCGCCACCGAAACCAGATTAAAAGAAATTTCGAGCGAATCGGAAGCTCAGCTAAAGCTGATGGCAGACCTCTTTAAGGGAGAAAAACCCGAAAGGAACGAAAGCGGAAGTCCGTCATTAAATGTGCAAGAAAACGTACTAAAACTGTCACGCCAAGGTTGGAAAAACAACGAGATTGCAAAGGCTTTAAACTTATCCCTCGGGGAAGTAGATCTTATTCTTGAGTATGCCGACAAAAGATAA
- a CDS encoding HAD family hydrolase produces the protein MKYGISAIAFDIDGTLYPSWRFNLRIIPFLLKNFNFMSAFNKTRKDIRLWQEKNPDKVLSNFFDFQAEILAKHAGRNKEDVKNFLETEIYEGWKKRFARIRPYFFARESIEEFKRCGLKIALLSDFLPEQKNDVWGILPLCDAAFGTEAIGALKPSPLPFKRLAEALDLPCDKILYVGNNLRYDVAGAKAAGMHTACIKSRLFILLKKVFAQKDNEKPDIYFSNYRQLLKFMI, from the coding sequence ATGAAGTACGGTATTTCTGCTATAGCATTTGACATTGACGGTACGCTTTATCCTTCATGGCGCTTTAATTTACGTATAATTCCATTTCTGTTAAAAAATTTTAATTTTATGTCTGCTTTTAACAAGACCCGAAAAGATATAAGACTTTGGCAGGAAAAGAATCCCGATAAAGTTTTAAGCAACTTTTTTGATTTTCAAGCCGAAATCTTGGCAAAACACGCAGGAAGAAATAAGGAAGATGTTAAAAACTTTTTGGAGACGGAAATTTATGAGGGCTGGAAAAAGCGTTTTGCAAGGATAAGACCTTACTTTTTTGCAAGGGAATCTATAGAGGAATTTAAAAGATGCGGGCTTAAAATAGCCCTTCTTTCGGACTTTTTACCGGAACAAAAAAATGATGTGTGGGGTATTTTACCCCTCTGTGATGCCGCTTTCGGGACAGAGGCTATAGGGGCCTTAAAACCTTCTCCTCTCCCCTTTAAACGGTTGGCAGAAGCCCTTGATCTGCCTTGCGATAAGATTCTCTATGTGGGAAACAATCTCAGGTACGATGTTGCAGGGGCCAAGGCAGCAGGAATGCACACTGCCTGCATAAAGAGCAGGTTATTTATCTTACTTAAAAAAGTTTTTGCTCAAAAAGATAATGAAAAACCGGATATTTATTTTTCAAACTATCGCCAATTATTGAAATTTATGATATAA